Part of the Chloracidobacterium thermophilum B genome is shown below.
GCCGTACCGCACGAGCACTTCCATGTTGCCGGTGTCCGGGGCCGAGCAGTTGAACACCTCCGGCGCCAGAAACGACCGCCCCATGATTTCGCACAGCGGGGCGTAGTCGAGATTGCTCAGCCCGGCGCCATATTCGCTTTCCGGCAGAAACAGGTTCCACAGCCCGGCCGCTTTGGCTTTGGCCTTGAGCGTTTCGACGATGCGCGTCGGCTGCCAGCGGGGGCCGGCGGCAAGTTCATCCCGGAACGTGGCCTCGTTGGGGTAGATGTGCTCGTCCATAAAGGCCAGCAGCCGTTCGCGGAGTTCAAGGGCTTTGGGTGAAAACTCAAACATAGCCGGAACCTCAACCAGGATGCCTAAACCAGAACGCGCAGAATCCACTCCGCGACACAGGCCGGCTTGTCCGCGCCGTCCAGTTCCACGGTGCAGTTGAGCGTGAGGTCAAGGCCGTTATCGAGCGACTTGACCTGGGCCATGGCGAAGCGTCCCCGGATGCGGCTTCCGGCCGGGACCGGCGTGACGAACCGCACCCGGTTGAGACCATAGTTGAGCGCCAGCCGCGCTCCCTCGAAGTGCAGGGTCTGCTCCACCAGATGCGGAATCAGCGACAGCGTCAGGAAGCCATGCGCAATGGTGGTTTTGAACGGGGATTCGACAGCCGCCCGTTCGGGATCGCAGTGAATCCACTGGGTGTCGCCGGTGATTTCACCAAAGCTGCTGATGCGCGCCTGGTCAATGGTGAACCAGTCGCTGACAGCCAATTCCTGACCGGCCAGGGCAGAAAGCGACGCAAGCGAAAAAGACGTAGGCATGGGACGTAAAAACCGCAGGAAGTAACGTGGGGTGTTTCTCCCATGCAACCACTATTTTGTGCGTTTGCCAACCGATT
Proteins encoded:
- a CDS encoding MaoC family dehydratase yields the protein MPTSFSLASLSALAGQELAVSDWFTIDQARISSFGEITGDTQWIHCDPERAAVESPFKTTIAHGFLTLSLIPHLVEQTLHFEGARLALNYGLNRVRFVTPVPAGSRIRGRFAMAQVKSLDNGLDLTLNCTVELDGADKPACVAEWILRVLV